In Columba livia isolate bColLiv1 breed racing homer chromosome 20, bColLiv1.pat.W.v2, whole genome shotgun sequence, a genomic segment contains:
- the ERAL1 gene encoding GTPase Era, mitochondrial isoform X2, whose product MAAAAALRSAAARAGRWAAGAAAAGPLLPGTARAAALPARVPVSCAPRVTAIPARWSGSGSALGSILGIPSEKPSDTLGQHPPPVATSKEEQDRLLRGRPDQPHNPKVLRIAIIGAPNAGKSTLSNQLLGRKVFPVSQKVHTTRCKARGVVTHEDTQLIILDTPGLTSPFKAKRHKLEEAMLTDPWDSMKHADLVLVLVDVSDHWTRNSLSKEVLKCLSQFPQIPSVLVLNKVDLLKNKFILLELVTELTEGIVNGKKLEVSSAFKDNSSSSAKSPVQITQTSPPEKGDNTWDNSSDARASESRLGTEEAQQPKHYGPRDLKNMKGWPFFQEIFMLAALHGEEVDTLKRYLLLQAKPGAWEFHSSVLTSQSPQEICNNIIREKILEYLPLEVPYSVIQVTEMWEEGPSGELLIAQKLLVPRKSHMTMLIGRGGKVISRIVQEAGQDLMNVFLCDVRLRLQVEVKS is encoded by the exons CACGTGCTGCTGCCCTTCCAGCCCGTGTCCCGGTGAGCTGCGCCCCGCGGGTCACCGCGATCCCAGCCCGTTGGAGCGGCAGCGGCTCCGCGCTGGGCAGCATCCTGGGCATTCCCAGCGAGAAGCCAAGTGACACCCTGGGCCAGCACCCGCCACCCGTTGCCACCAGCAAAG AGGAGCAGGATCGGCTGTTACGGGGTCGGCCTGACCAGCCCCATAACCCCAAGGTGTTAAGAATCGCCATCATCGGCGCGCCCAATGCGGGGAAGTCCACGCTCTCTAACCAGCTCTTGGGCAGAAAG GTTTTCCCTGTCTCTCAGAAAGTGCACACAACCCGGTGCAAAGCCCGAGGTGTCGTCACACACGAGGACACGCAGCTG aTCATTCTGGATACACCTGGCCTCACTAGTCCCTTTAAAGCCAAAAG ACATAAATTAGAAGAAGCCATGCTGACAGACCCGTGGGACAGCATGAAACACGCAGATTTAG TTCTGGTTTTGGTGGATGTGTCGGATCACTGGACGCGAAACTCTCTGAGCAAGGAGGTGCTGAAGTGTCTGTCTCAGTTTCCCCAAATCCCCAGTGTCCTGGTTCTGAACAAG GTGGATCTGCTAAAGAATAAGTTCATCCTGCTGGAACTAGTAACTGAGCTGACAGAGGGAATTGTAAACGGAAAGAAACTGGAAGTGAGTTCTGCGTTTAAAGATAATTCCAGTTCTTCAGCAAAGTCTCCTGTGCAAATCACTCAGACTTCTCCCCCTGAGAAGGGGGACAACACCTGGGACAACAGCAGTGATGCGAGGGCTTCCGAGTCCCGTCTTGGGACAGAAGAAGCGCAACAGCCAAAGCACTATGGACCCAGAGATCTAAAAAACATGAAAGGCTGGCCGTTCTTCCAGGAGATCTTCATGCTGGCAGCTCTCCATGGGGAGGAGGTGGATACGCTCAAG CGGTACCTCCTGCTGCAAGCCAAGCCAGGCGCCTGGGAGTTTCACAGCAGCGTCTTGACCAGCCAGTCGCCTCAAGAGATCTGCAATAACATCATCAGGGAGAAGATCTTGGAGTACCTGCCCCTGGAAGTGCCCTACAGTGTGATTCAG GTGACTGAGATGTGGGAGGAAGGACCGAGCGGGGAGCTCCTCATTGCGCAGAAGCTCTTAGTCCCAAGGAAGTCTCACATG ACGATGTTGAttgggagaggagggaaggtCATCAGCAGGATTGTCCAGGAGGCTGGCCAGGACCTGATGAACGTTTTCCTGTGTGATGTCCGCCTGAGGCTCCAGGTGGAGGTGAAGAGTTGA
- the ERAL1 gene encoding GTPase Era, mitochondrial isoform X3 has translation MAAAAALRSAAARAGRWAAGAAAAGPLLPGTARVPVSCAPRVTAIPARWSGSGSALGSILGIPSEKPSDTLGQHPPPVATSKEEQDRLLRGRPDQPHNPKVLRIAIIGAPNAGKSTLSNQLLGRKVFPVSQKVHTTRCKARGVVTHEDTQLIILDTPGLTSPFKAKRHKLEEAMLTDPWDSMKHADLVLVLVDVSDHWTRNSLSKEVLKCLSQFPQIPSVLVLNKVDLLKNKFILLELVTELTEGIVNGKKLEVSSAFKDNSSSSAKSPVQITQTSPPEKGDNTWDNSSDARASESRLGTEEAQQPKHYGPRDLKNMKGWPFFQEIFMLAALHGEEVDTLKRYLLLQAKPGAWEFHSSVLTSQSPQEICNNIIREKILEYLPLEVPYSVIQVTEMWEEGPSGELLIAQKLLVPRKSHMTMLIGRGGKVISRIVQEAGQDLMNVFLCDVRLRLQVEVKS, from the exons CCCGTGTCCCGGTGAGCTGCGCCCCGCGGGTCACCGCGATCCCAGCCCGTTGGAGCGGCAGCGGCTCCGCGCTGGGCAGCATCCTGGGCATTCCCAGCGAGAAGCCAAGTGACACCCTGGGCCAGCACCCGCCACCCGTTGCCACCAGCAAAG AGGAGCAGGATCGGCTGTTACGGGGTCGGCCTGACCAGCCCCATAACCCCAAGGTGTTAAGAATCGCCATCATCGGCGCGCCCAATGCGGGGAAGTCCACGCTCTCTAACCAGCTCTTGGGCAGAAAG GTTTTCCCTGTCTCTCAGAAAGTGCACACAACCCGGTGCAAAGCCCGAGGTGTCGTCACACACGAGGACACGCAGCTG aTCATTCTGGATACACCTGGCCTCACTAGTCCCTTTAAAGCCAAAAG ACATAAATTAGAAGAAGCCATGCTGACAGACCCGTGGGACAGCATGAAACACGCAGATTTAG TTCTGGTTTTGGTGGATGTGTCGGATCACTGGACGCGAAACTCTCTGAGCAAGGAGGTGCTGAAGTGTCTGTCTCAGTTTCCCCAAATCCCCAGTGTCCTGGTTCTGAACAAG GTGGATCTGCTAAAGAATAAGTTCATCCTGCTGGAACTAGTAACTGAGCTGACAGAGGGAATTGTAAACGGAAAGAAACTGGAAGTGAGTTCTGCGTTTAAAGATAATTCCAGTTCTTCAGCAAAGTCTCCTGTGCAAATCACTCAGACTTCTCCCCCTGAGAAGGGGGACAACACCTGGGACAACAGCAGTGATGCGAGGGCTTCCGAGTCCCGTCTTGGGACAGAAGAAGCGCAACAGCCAAAGCACTATGGACCCAGAGATCTAAAAAACATGAAAGGCTGGCCGTTCTTCCAGGAGATCTTCATGCTGGCAGCTCTCCATGGGGAGGAGGTGGATACGCTCAAG CGGTACCTCCTGCTGCAAGCCAAGCCAGGCGCCTGGGAGTTTCACAGCAGCGTCTTGACCAGCCAGTCGCCTCAAGAGATCTGCAATAACATCATCAGGGAGAAGATCTTGGAGTACCTGCCCCTGGAAGTGCCCTACAGTGTGATTCAG GTGACTGAGATGTGGGAGGAAGGACCGAGCGGGGAGCTCCTCATTGCGCAGAAGCTCTTAGTCCCAAGGAAGTCTCACATG ACGATGTTGAttgggagaggagggaaggtCATCAGCAGGATTGTCCAGGAGGCTGGCCAGGACCTGATGAACGTTTTCCTGTGTGATGTCCGCCTGAGGCTCCAGGTGGAGGTGAAGAGTTGA
- the ERAL1 gene encoding GTPase Era, mitochondrial isoform X1, protein MAAAAALRSAAARAGRWAAGAAAAGPLLPGTDVARAAALPARVPVSCAPRVTAIPARWSGSGSALGSILGIPSEKPSDTLGQHPPPVATSKEEQDRLLRGRPDQPHNPKVLRIAIIGAPNAGKSTLSNQLLGRKVFPVSQKVHTTRCKARGVVTHEDTQLIILDTPGLTSPFKAKRHKLEEAMLTDPWDSMKHADLVLVLVDVSDHWTRNSLSKEVLKCLSQFPQIPSVLVLNKVDLLKNKFILLELVTELTEGIVNGKKLEVSSAFKDNSSSSAKSPVQITQTSPPEKGDNTWDNSSDARASESRLGTEEAQQPKHYGPRDLKNMKGWPFFQEIFMLAALHGEEVDTLKRYLLLQAKPGAWEFHSSVLTSQSPQEICNNIIREKILEYLPLEVPYSVIQVTEMWEEGPSGELLIAQKLLVPRKSHMTMLIGRGGKVISRIVQEAGQDLMNVFLCDVRLRLQVEVKS, encoded by the exons ATGTAGCACGTGCTGCTGCCCTTCCAGCCCGTGTCCCGGTGAGCTGCGCCCCGCGGGTCACCGCGATCCCAGCCCGTTGGAGCGGCAGCGGCTCCGCGCTGGGCAGCATCCTGGGCATTCCCAGCGAGAAGCCAAGTGACACCCTGGGCCAGCACCCGCCACCCGTTGCCACCAGCAAAG AGGAGCAGGATCGGCTGTTACGGGGTCGGCCTGACCAGCCCCATAACCCCAAGGTGTTAAGAATCGCCATCATCGGCGCGCCCAATGCGGGGAAGTCCACGCTCTCTAACCAGCTCTTGGGCAGAAAG GTTTTCCCTGTCTCTCAGAAAGTGCACACAACCCGGTGCAAAGCCCGAGGTGTCGTCACACACGAGGACACGCAGCTG aTCATTCTGGATACACCTGGCCTCACTAGTCCCTTTAAAGCCAAAAG ACATAAATTAGAAGAAGCCATGCTGACAGACCCGTGGGACAGCATGAAACACGCAGATTTAG TTCTGGTTTTGGTGGATGTGTCGGATCACTGGACGCGAAACTCTCTGAGCAAGGAGGTGCTGAAGTGTCTGTCTCAGTTTCCCCAAATCCCCAGTGTCCTGGTTCTGAACAAG GTGGATCTGCTAAAGAATAAGTTCATCCTGCTGGAACTAGTAACTGAGCTGACAGAGGGAATTGTAAACGGAAAGAAACTGGAAGTGAGTTCTGCGTTTAAAGATAATTCCAGTTCTTCAGCAAAGTCTCCTGTGCAAATCACTCAGACTTCTCCCCCTGAGAAGGGGGACAACACCTGGGACAACAGCAGTGATGCGAGGGCTTCCGAGTCCCGTCTTGGGACAGAAGAAGCGCAACAGCCAAAGCACTATGGACCCAGAGATCTAAAAAACATGAAAGGCTGGCCGTTCTTCCAGGAGATCTTCATGCTGGCAGCTCTCCATGGGGAGGAGGTGGATACGCTCAAG CGGTACCTCCTGCTGCAAGCCAAGCCAGGCGCCTGGGAGTTTCACAGCAGCGTCTTGACCAGCCAGTCGCCTCAAGAGATCTGCAATAACATCATCAGGGAGAAGATCTTGGAGTACCTGCCCCTGGAAGTGCCCTACAGTGTGATTCAG GTGACTGAGATGTGGGAGGAAGGACCGAGCGGGGAGCTCCTCATTGCGCAGAAGCTCTTAGTCCCAAGGAAGTCTCACATG ACGATGTTGAttgggagaggagggaaggtCATCAGCAGGATTGTCCAGGAGGCTGGCCAGGACCTGATGAACGTTTTCCTGTGTGATGTCCGCCTGAGGCTCCAGGTGGAGGTGAAGAGTTGA